The proteins below are encoded in one region of Bacteroides uniformis:
- a CDS encoding F0F1 ATP synthase subunit gamma, with the protein MSSLKEVKNRISSVKSTRQITSAMKMVASAKLHKAQGRIGNMLPYQRKLNEILTNFLRTDASFESPYTEKRPVTRVAVVAFSSNSSLCGAFNSNVAKMLERTLEDYQSLGKENILIYPVGRKVEEAVKKMGYVPQGSYQVMADKPSYVEAYELAEKLMHEFVEKQIDHVELIYHHFKSMGSQVLLRENYLPIDLTQVAQEAAEDVPEDARSFNNDYIVEPSVGELIAELLPKVLSQKIFTVLLDSNTSEHAARMLAMQTATDNANELIQDLTKQYNKSRQQAITNELLDIIGGSLK; encoded by the coding sequence ATGTCTTCACTGAAAGAGGTAAAAAATAGAATAAGCTCCGTCAAGAGTACACGCCAGATAACATCGGCTATGAAGATGGTGGCATCTGCCAAACTGCATAAGGCGCAGGGGCGGATTGGGAATATGCTGCCTTATCAACGGAAGCTGAATGAGATTCTGACGAACTTTCTGCGTACGGATGCTTCTTTCGAGTCGCCCTATACCGAGAAAAGACCCGTGACAAGGGTAGCGGTCGTGGCGTTTTCGTCCAATAGTTCCTTGTGCGGTGCATTCAACTCGAATGTGGCGAAGATGCTGGAACGGACTTTGGAAGATTACCAGTCGCTGGGCAAGGAGAATATTCTGATATATCCCGTTGGGAGAAAGGTGGAGGAAGCCGTCAAGAAAATGGGATATGTGCCGCAAGGCAGCTACCAGGTGATGGCAGACAAGCCTTCGTACGTTGAAGCGTATGAGCTGGCAGAGAAGTTGATGCATGAGTTTGTGGAAAAGCAGATTGACCATGTGGAGCTGATTTACCATCACTTCAAATCGATGGGTTCGCAGGTGCTGCTCCGCGAGAATTATCTGCCCATTGACCTGACGCAAGTAGCGCAGGAGGCGGCAGAAGATGTACCGGAGGATGCCCGCAGTTTTAATAATGATTACATTGTGGAACCTTCCGTCGGCGAACTGATAGCGGAACTTCTGCCAAAAGTGTTGAGTCAGAAGATATTTACCGTGCTTCTCGATTCCAATACTTCGGAACATGCTGCCCGTATGCTAGCCATGCAGACGGCGACAGATAATGCCAACGAGTTGATTCAAGATTTGACGAAACAGTATAACAAGAGCCGTCAGCAGGCCATTACGAATGAGCTGCTCGATATTATCGGCGGTAGCTTGAAATAG